From Candidatus Binataceae bacterium, one genomic window encodes:
- a CDS encoding glycosyltransferase: VLGGSSGAHRLNIGALFAFTSLRKTVINFTIVHQTGSVDEGLVGSGYQQAGIAARVIPFIDDMAAALAAADLVVARAGAMTVSELALAGRPSILVPYPFHRDRQQEHNARTLERVGAAIIVPDDDHLGENLSRKLLELNNDRARLVTMAQRALSMARPDAAAAIARTCLEIAEAR; the protein is encoded by the coding sequence TGTTTTAGGGGGGTCAAGCGGAGCGCATAGACTGAACATTGGGGCTTTGTTTGCCTTCACTTCTTTGCGCAAAACTGTTATAAATTTCACCATTGTACATCAGACCGGGAGTGTGGACGAGGGGTTGGTGGGTAGCGGTTATCAACAAGCGGGAATCGCCGCGCGGGTAATCCCGTTTATAGACGATATGGCGGCTGCGCTGGCGGCCGCCGACTTGGTCGTGGCGCGCGCCGGAGCGATGACGGTCAGCGAGTTGGCCTTGGCTGGCCGCCCCTCCATCCTGGTGCCCTATCCCTTCCATCGCGATCGCCAACAGGAGCATAACGCCCGTACCCTGGAACGGGTGGGGGCGGCGATCATCGTGCCCGACGATGATCACCTGGGAGAAAACCTCAGCCGCAAGTTGTTGGAGCTCAATAACGACCGAGCTCGGCTGGTGACGATGGCCCAGCGTGCGCTGAGCATGGCGCGCCCGGACGCGGCGGCGGCGATCGCACGCACCTGCCTTGAGATCGCGGAGGCGCGATGA
- the murC gene encoding UDP-N-acetylmuramate--L-alanine ligase, whose amino-acid sequence MSGGAIPQSLMGAGSRPLHFIGIGGAGMSGIAELCLRLNLAVSGCDLRASAATARLAGLGARITIGHDPSHLSPELNAVVISSAVKANNPEVQRARAMRIPVIARAEMLGELLRLARAGVAVAGTHGKTTTTSLVALILEEAGLDPTVAIGGNLRARGTNVRLGRGDFMVAEADESDASFLLLLPTIAIVTNIDPEHLDHYGTMERVREAYLNFVNRVPFYGFAVLGIDSAEVRELLPMVRKPYLTYGEAADADYRASAIAIRGLATTFEVSERGQPLGSITLPLPGHHVALNALAAIAVTRALGVSFAVAAAALASFSGIARRFEVKGEMAGRIVLDDYAHHPAEVRATLAAAKRAFGRRMLVVFQPHRFTRLRDLFDEFITAFDDADRLYLTDVYPAGEEPIANVSALRLSQAIRARGGLEVAYLGEELWPARRVVADSAPGDLIATLGAGDIYRLGETILHDLGQESPADERA is encoded by the coding sequence ATGAGCGGCGGCGCCATCCCTCAGAGCCTGATGGGGGCGGGCTCCCGCCCGCTGCATTTCATTGGGATTGGCGGCGCCGGAATGAGTGGAATCGCCGAGTTGTGTCTGCGGCTTAATCTGGCGGTGAGTGGATGCGATTTGCGCGCCAGCGCCGCCACGGCGCGGCTGGCCGGGTTGGGCGCCAGGATAACCATTGGCCACGATCCCAGTCACCTCTCGCCCGAACTTAACGCGGTGGTCATCTCGTCCGCGGTCAAAGCGAACAATCCCGAGGTGCAACGGGCGCGAGCGATGCGCATTCCGGTCATCGCGCGAGCCGAGATGTTGGGAGAATTGCTGCGCCTGGCCCGGGCTGGTGTCGCGGTGGCGGGCACTCATGGCAAGACCACCACGACTTCGCTGGTGGCTTTAATCCTGGAAGAGGCGGGTTTGGATCCGACGGTGGCAATCGGCGGCAACCTGCGCGCGCGCGGCACCAACGTGCGGCTGGGGCGAGGCGATTTCATGGTTGCCGAGGCCGATGAGAGCGACGCTTCCTTTTTGCTCCTGCTGCCCACCATCGCCATCGTCACCAATATCGATCCTGAGCATCTGGACCATTACGGCACCATGGAACGCGTGCGCGAGGCCTATCTGAATTTCGTCAACCGGGTGCCCTTTTACGGCTTCGCCGTGCTCGGTATCGACAGTGCCGAAGTGCGCGAGTTGCTGCCCATGGTACGCAAGCCGTATCTGACCTACGGGGAAGCGGCCGATGCCGATTATCGGGCCAGTGCAATTGCGATTCGGGGCCTGGCCACCACCTTCGAAGTGAGCGAACGCGGCCAGCCCTTGGGCAGCATCACGCTACCGCTACCCGGCCATCACGTGGCGCTCAACGCCCTGGCCGCGATCGCGGTGACGCGCGCGCTCGGGGTAAGTTTTGCGGTGGCCGCGGCGGCGTTGGCAAGCTTTTCGGGGATTGCGCGCCGGTTCGAAGTCAAAGGCGAGATGGCCGGTCGTATCGTGCTGGACGATTACGCCCATCATCCGGCCGAGGTGCGCGCCACCTTGGCGGCGGCTAAACGCGCCTTCGGTAGACGCATGCTGGTGGTTTTCCAACCCCATCGCTTCACCCGTCTGCGCGATCTGTTCGACGAGTTCATCACCGCCTTCGACGATGCCGACCGGCTCTACCTGACGGACGTTTATCCGGCTGGCGAGGAACCGATTGCCAACGTGTCCGCGCTGCGGCTGAGTCAGGCAATTCGGGCGCGGGGCGGGTTGGAGGTGGCATATCTAGGCGAGGAGCTCTGGCCGGCGCGTCGGGTGGTAGCGGATTCCGCTCCCGGCGACCTGATTGCGACCCTGGGCGCGGGCGATATTTATCGGCTGGGCGAGACGATTTTGCACGACCTGGGCCAGGAGAGCCCTGCCGATGAGCGCGCTTGA